A segment of the Flavobacterium azooxidireducens genome:
CTAGGATGTTGGCTTGGAAGCAGCCATTCATTTAAAGAGTGCGTAACAGCTCACTAGTCGAGCGGACGAGCATGGATAATAATCGGGCATAAGCATATTACCGAAGCTATGGATTTTACATTAATTTGTAGAGTGGTAGGGGAGCATTCTAACAGGGTTGAAGGTGTATCGCGAGGTATGCTGGACCGGTTAGAAAAGAAAATGTAGGCATAAGTAACGATAATGCGGGCGAGAAACCCGCACACCGAAAGACTAAGGTTTCCGCAGCTATGCTAATCAGCTGCGGGTTAGTCGGGACCTAAGGCGAACCCGAAAGGGACAGTCGATGGCCAACGGGTTAATATTCCCGTACTACTTATTGTTGTGATGGAGTGACGCAGTGGTGAAAGTACCGCGAACTGACGGAATAGTTCGTTTAAGGCTGTAGCTATATCCCAGATAGGCAAATCCGTTTGGGATGGTAAAGGCTGAAAGTACTCGGAGTCTTCGGACAAAGAGATAGTGTACCTAAAGGCTGCCAAGAAAAGCTTCTAAACTTAGATAATAAGTACCCGTACCGTAAACCGACACAGGTAGTCGAGGAGAGAATCCTAAGGTGCTCGAGAGATTCATGGCTAAGGAATTAGGCAAAATAGACCTGTAACTTCGGGAGAAAGGTCGCCCCGAGCAATCGGGGCCGCAGTGAAAAGGTCCAGGCGACTGTTTATCAAAAACACAGGGCTCTGCCAAATCGTAAGATGAAGTATAGGGCCTGACACCTGCCCGGTGCTGGAAGGTTAAGAGGAGATGTTATCCGCCTCGGCGGAGAAGCATTGAATTGAAGCCCCAGTAAACGGCGGCCGTAACTATAACGGTCCTAAGGTAGCGAAATTCCTTGTCGGGTAAGTTCCGACCTGCACGAATGGTGTAACGATCTGGACACTGTCTCAGCCATGAGCTCGGTGAAATTGTAGTATCGGTGAAGATGCCGATTACCCGCAGTGGGACGAAAAGACCCTGTGCACCTTTACTATAGCTTAGTATTGGTCTTGGATAAGTGATGTGTAGGATAGGTGGGAGACTATGAAGTGGCGTCGCTAGGCGTTGTGGAGTCATTGTTGAAATACCACCCTTTGCTTATCTGAGGTCTAACCCGCCTATGGCGGGGACATTGCTTGGTGGGTAGTTTGACTGGGGTGGTCGCCTCCAAAAGAGTAACGGAGGCTTCTAAAGGTTCCCTCAGCACGCTTGGTAACCGTGCGTAGAGTGCAATGGCATAAGGGAGCTTGACTGAGAGACATACAGGTCGATCAGGTACGAAAGTAGAGCATAGTGATCCGGTGGTTCCGCATGGAAGGGCCATCGCTCAAAGGATAAAAGGTACGCCGGGGATAACAGGCTGATCTCCCCCAAGAGCTCATATCGACGGGGGGTTTGGCACCTCGATGTCGGCTCGTCACATCCTGGGGCTGGAGAAGGTCCCAAGGGTTGGGCTGTTCGCCCATTAAAGTGGCACGCGAGCTGGGTTCAGAACGTCGTGAGACAGTTCGGTCTCTATCTACTGTGGGCGTTAGAAATTTGAGTGGATCTGATTCTAGTACGAGAGGACCGAATTGGACAAACCGCTGGTGTATCTGTTGTTCCGCCAGGAGCACCGCAGAGTAGCTACGTTTGGAAGGGATAAGCGCTGAAAGCATATAAGCGCGAAACCCACCACAAGATGAGATTTCTTTAAAGGGTCGTGGAAGATGACCACGTTGATAGGCTATAGATGTAAAGGCAGTAATGTCATAGTCGAGTAGTACTAATAACCCGTAAGTTTATGTGAATAAAGTTCCCCCGGTTACGATCGGGGGAGTGAAACTTTCTACTAAATTAATTTTTATCTCAGTATGTTAAGATATTATTCAATGGATAATAAATTAAATTAATCATTGAAAAATTGCCTAAAGCAATTTAACCTTTTAAGGTGGTTATTGCGGCGGGGCTCACCTCTTCCCATTCCGAACAGAGAAGTTAAGCCCGCCTGCGCAGATGGTACTGCAATTTGTGGGAGAGTATGTCGCCGCCTTCTTTTAGAAACCCTTCATCTAACGATGAGGGGTTTTGTGTTTTATATATTTTTTGCCACAAAGTAAAGAAGGCACGAAGTTTAGGAGGATTAAAAGTTGAGAACTGCGAACCATTTTGGAGTTTACTTTTTATTAAAAAAGTTTTAATTGCTGTTCACTAAATTTGAATTCTGCTATGAAATCAGAATATTGTCCGTTGATTTCATTGAATTTTCTGAGTGTAAAACCGTTACATAAAAATTTAAAGTCTGTTTTATGGTTTTCAAATAATTTGGAAGCTTTTTCTATTTTTATTTCATCCAACTTGCGGGCTATGGTCATGTGTGATTTAACACTTTTTATTTTAAAACCAAAATCATTATGAATGTTTCTGATTAAATTATTAAGGTATTTTTCTGAACAATTATCTGGTTTAACATAATATACATAAGAACCAAAGTGAGCAAAACCATTGAAACCAATATCATGATTTGGTTGATTGTTACAAAAGGTTGAAATTTTATTAATCCAATTAGATAATTGACTTGAATCTGCGTTAAAACCCATTATAGTGATATGGGCCAGAGAATTGTCGCTTCCAAATCTTCCAATTTCTTTTCCTAATAATTGTTTCCACTCCTTCACACAACTTGAAATTTCTGCACTAGGCATAACAGCTAGTAAATATTGCGGTTTTTTTTTCATTCATAAATTTGAAAGAGTAAAAGTTTTAGTTTGGTTATATTGTCTTAAATGGATACTGACAATCTTTTACAATAATGCATTGATCACATTTTGGATTGGTTGGACGACAAGTTTCTCTTCCGTGAAAAGAAATTGCCATTCCGATTTCGTTCCATATTTCAGATGGAAGAACTTTCATTAGTTGTTTTTCGATTTTGATTCCATCTTTACTATCGTCAGTTAAACCAATTCTTGGAGCGACTCGGATAACGTGTAAATCCGCTATAATTCCTTCTGCTTTTTGGTTGGTTTCGCGAAGAATTACATTTGCCGATTTTCTACCGATTCCTTTTAGAGCTATTAGATTATCAAGATTTGTTGGGATATTTTTATCTTCTTTAACTGTTTTGGCAATTTCAATGAGCCAATTTGATTTTGTTCCAAAATTTCTCACTTTACTAATGAATGGGAACAATGATTCTGCATTTGAAGCGGCTAATACTTCCATATTCGGAAAGTTTTTGAATAAATCAGGTGCAATTTTGTTGATGTTGGCATCTGAATCTTGAGCAGAAAGCACAACCATAACTAGTAATTGATATGCATTTTGATAATCCAATGGATGTTTTTTTCCTTTGTATTGATTAATTAAAGGAGTTAATTTTTTTTTCCAATTAGATGTTTCTTCAAATAAATTCATTTTTTACTCCCTAAAATCAATTGATAGCGAATTCACACAATAACGAATTCCGGTTTCTGTTGGACCATCATCGAAAACGTGTCCTAAATGACTTCCGCAGCTGGCACAAAGAATTTCGGTACGAATCATACCGTGAGTTGCATCCTTGATGTATTCAACTTTTCCTGGGATGGATTGATCGAAGGATGGCCAACCGCAATGAGCATCAAATTTGGCATCGCTTTCAAATAAAACTTCGGCACAAGCAGCACAACAATACTTTCCTTTTTCGAAATGAAGGTTGTATTGTCCGGTGTGCGGAAATTCTGTTCCTTTTTGACGAAGGATTTTATATTTTTCTAGCCCTAATTGGGCTTTCCATTCTTCTTCTGTTTTTTGAATTTTGTAGGCCATTACTTTTCAGGTATAAATTTGACAGAAATTGAGTTGGTGCAAAAACGTTTTCCGGTGGTTTCTTTGGGGCCGTCATCAAAAACGTGACCGAGGTGACCACCACAGTTGGCACACATTACTTCAACGCGTGACATATTAAAACTATAATCATTTTCATAAATCACAGAACCTTTGATGGCTTGGTCGAATGATGGCCAACCACAATCTGAATCAAATTTGGTTTGCGAAGTAAATAACGGGTTTTCACAAGCGGCACAAACGTATTGTCCTTTTTCAAAGTGATCCCAATAGGCTCCGGTGAAAGCTCGTTCTGTGCCTTTTTTACGCAATACTTCGTATTGTTCGGGGGTGAGTTCTGCTTTCCATTCAGCTTCGGTTTTGACGACTTTTAAGGGCTTTTTAGTTTCTTTTTTTTGCCCTTGACACGCTGTTAGTGTGAAAAGGGTGAGGATTAACATTATTTTCTTCATAGCGGTTTTAATTTAATTTTTATTTTATCCACGTTTTTATCGCCTCAATAAATGGTGTTTGTTGATCAATAAAAACATTATGTGAACAGTTTTCAAAGTATTGTAAGTTAGTTGAACCAATGAGGTTCTGTAAATCAGCAATTTGTTCAGTAGAATAAAGTCCATCGTCTTTACCATACAGACCATAAATTTGGATATTCTTTTTTTTCAGTTCTTTTAAATTTGTAGTTAAGTCGATGGTTGTATATTTTTCATTTTTCCAAAAACCTCTGGGAGCTTCGTACGACATTTGAGAAGCATATTTAGTTAAAAGCGTATCTGTTTTAAATTTCGAATAGATGTTTTTTGCTTCTGTCGTTGGATTTTTAGGTGAATAAAAACCATTTTGCATCGCGTGTATAAAACAATAAGAACTGTATTCAATACTTGTTGTGTCCATTTTTTCAAGCATTGCAATGTATTTTAGGTTTACACTGTCTTTTTTTGTTTCATAAATACTTTTGGATTGTGAAAGAATATGTTTAAAAGTAGTTTGCAAAGAAACAGGAGCTCCGACCAGAACAATTGATTGTACTTTTTTAGGATTCGCTTCGGCGAATAAAGTGGCTACAATTCCACCAAAGCTGTGTCCGATTAACGTAGATTTTTTTAAGTTAAATTTTTGATAGATGGAATTTAAATCTTCAATCGTTTCGTTAAAAGTAAATTTTGCGTTAGTGTCAGAACTTCGTCCTTCGCCGCGTCGGTCATACACGATCACAAAGAAACCTTTGTCTGCAAGTTGTTGTGCAGTTGTTGCTTCAAAGTTTGCACTATTAAAACCCGGACCACCGTGGAGAAAAATAATAGGTTTGTCTTTACTGTTTCCAAAGGTTTTGGTATAAATAGTTTGTCCATAGCTTAATGTTGCTAGAAAAGTAAACAGTATTGATGTGATGATTTTTTTCATTTGTTTGTTTTAAAAGCCAATAATATTTTAAATTTTTTAGCCACGAATTATACGAATTACCACGAATTTAAAACGAATAAAATTTGTGAAATTCGTGGTAATTCGTATAATTCGTGGCAAAACAAAATTATTAAAAATATTTCCTTAATAGCACTCATCCTAGCCCAGATAGTAGCGGAAACCCCGCAGGACTGAAAGCCAATTTTTCTTCGCTTTTTGGGGCGACCAAAGAAGCCACGAAAAAGCATTAGAAAAATGGATTGAAGGCCGAGGAGTTGCAGCGGATAGCTGGATTAGCTTCTGATAAAATTACTAATTTCATTGATTACTTTTTCGTTTCCTAGTATTTTTCTATGTCCTAAATTATTGGTTATCATTAATTTGCTATTTTTTAAATGGCTGTGAATGTTGTGAGCACATTTTACATTTACATCGTGATCGTCGTTGTCGTGGATGATGAAAACCGGCGTTTCGATGTTTTTGGACACAACCGATGTAGAATAATTGTTCATTGGTTCGCCGAATTTCTTTTCAAAATGTTCTCGCATTCTGTCGCCAATTTGTGGTTTTAGACCTAAATTTCGAATAAAATCGGAGATAATATCCTGAATTAAATCGCCACTCCCTATAATTACGGCTTTTTTGACATTCAGGTTTTGTTTGATGGCGTTGATAATGGCCATTCCGCCTAACGAGTGACCAACGGCAAATTCAAACGGACCGTATTGTTTTTCGAGGACGAGAATGCTGGCGATAAATTCGGTCATAATCGACGAATTTCCTTTGCTTTTGCCGTGTGCCGGAGCATCGAAACTGATGATAGAAAAGCCATTTTCGATGAGTTCGTCGGCAATTTTGACTAATTGTGTTCCGCGACCCGACCAACCGTGAACGAGCAAAATCTTTTTCGGGCTGTTACCGTATTGGTAAGTTTTAATGGTTTTATCGATGGACGGAATTAAAACATCGTGTTGGATACTTTGTTTATCCATTTGAAATTCCCGTTTCGGAATCTTGTGTTTTATAGGCGTTGTAAAAAGTTTTGCAGCAAATTGAGTGGCTAATTTTGGTGAAATTGCTTGCAAAAATTTAGCGGTTATGAGAATTGGCTTCGGAATCTGCAAGGATTGATTGTCAGATTTGGTTTTTTTTGACATTTCAATAAATTTTAACGCAAGGTATGATTTAAAATTATTTTTTATAAATTTAGAGTTCATAAAAATTACTTAAAATGCAAAATCAGACGCGTATCATTATTGAAAGTGTGAAGCCTCAGTTGGATGGAGGTTCTTTTTTTATAAAGCGAATTATCAACCAAACAGTTAACGTATCTGCTCACGTTTTTTCCGACGGTCACGATGTGGTGGAATGTTGTGTGAAATTTAAACACGAAAAAGATAAAAAGTGGAGTGAAGTGCGAATGTCTCCGACTGAAAACGATGAATGGGAAGCTGAATTTACAGTTACAAAGCAAGGATTTTATTCCTATTTTATTGAAGGTTGGGTAGATTATGCCTTGAATTGGCAACACGGCACCGAACGAAAAATCAATGATAATCAACACGTTAAATCGGAGTTGTTGGAAGGAGCAGAGTACTGTCAAGCGATTTTGAAAGAAGTTACAAAAGATGAAAAAGCGTATTTGAATTCTGCCATCAAAGCGTTTCAAGATGCCAAATTATATGATTCAGCGATTGCCATTGCGTTGTCGGATGAATTGCATCAGATTTTTAAAAAATACCCAAAGCGAACTTTAGCGAATTCTTCTGCTGAATTGAAGGTTTATGTGGATAGAAAAAAAGCGTTGTTTAGCACTTGGTATGAATTTTTTCCACGTTCGGCTTCAGAAACTCCCGGCAAACACGGAACGTTTAAAGATTGCGAACGATTGTTGCCACGAGTGGTGGAAATGGGTTTTGATACGTTGTATTTTCCGCCGATTCATCCGATTGGAGAAGTAAATCGCAAAGGAAAAAATAACGCCACTACGGCTGAAAAAGGAGATGTGGGTTCGCCGTGGGGAATTGGTTCGAAGTTTGGCGGACATAAATCGACTCATCCGGAATTGGGAACAATTGATGAATTTAAGGCATTGGTTAAAAAAGCCCAATCGATGGGAATTGAAATTGCGATGGATTATGCGTTGCAAGCGGCTCCTGATCATCCGTATGTGAAAGATTTTCCGCAATGGTTCAAATGGCGTCCGGACGGAACGGTGCAATATGCTGAAAATCCACCAAAAAAATACCAAGATATCCAACCGATTTATTTTGAAAGCGGCGATTGGAAAAACTTGTGGAAGGAATTGTTAGATGTCGCTTTATTTTGGATTGAAGAATGTGGAATTAAAGTCTATCGCGTGGATAATCCGCATACCAAACCCTTTTATTTTTGGGGATGGTTGATTGGTGAGATTAAGAAAAAACATCCGGATGTGTTGTTTTTGTCGGAAGCTTTTACACGACCGAAAATTATGAATGAATTAGCGAAACAAGGTTTTTCGCAATCTTATACCTATTTTACTTGGCGAAATACGAAAGCCGAATTGATTGAATATGTCACCGAATTAACGCAAACCGAACAAAAGGAATTTTTCAGACCGAATTTCTGGCCGAATACGCCTGATATTCTGCCATTTGCGTTGCAAACAGGAAATGAATCGGTTTATTTACAGAAATATTTTTTAGCCGCCACATTGAGTTCTAGTGTTGGAATCTATGGTCCGGCTTACGAATTTTTAGTTCATCAACCGATGGCTAAAGGCAAAGAGGAATATTTGAATTCGGAGAAATACGAAGTATATCATTGGGATTGGGAAGCGAAGAACAAATTGACTACGTTAATTACTCGTATCAATCACATCAGAAAACAGCAAGAATCGTTGCAACAAACGAATAATATTGTTTTTTGTAAAACGGATAACGAACAGTTGATCGCGTATTATAAATTTAATGATGCCAAAACCGATCATACATTGATGGTTTGTAGTTTGAATGCACAAAATCCGTTGCAAGCCGTGGTTCGTTTACCTTTGGAAGAACTTGGTAATCAACCGGTTAAAGTAACCGATTTAATTACCGGAAACAGTTATTTTTGGGATAGAGAGTGGAATTTTGTAGAATTACATCCTGCTTTACCTTTTCATTTATTTAAAATTGAACGATAATGAATACAACCAACCAAGATACTTTTACCAGTACATTTGAATTTAAAACAACGTGGGAAACTTGTTTTGAAGATGATGATTTTGTCAAGGTTTTTTCTTCGGATATTTTAGAAAATTATATCATCAACAAACGATGGTATGGCGGAAAGGCGAGTACGTTAAAGTACATCGAGGTGGTTGATCAGTTTAAGATAACTTCAAAGAAAAACACCTATTATGGTGTGTTGTTGGAAGTGAATTTTAAAGAAGCTTTTTACCAACATTATTTTATGCCGTTGGCTTTTATGTCCAAAGAAGAATTGGATACAAGTACCGTTATCGCTCCCGTTGTGATGGGAAAACAAACCGGTTATTTAGTTGATGCATTACATCAAGAAGATTTTCGTAAGTTGTTGTTTGACAACATTATAAAATCAAAAGAAACACCCGGATTGAAATTGGTTTTTCACAAAGGTTCAACCATTGAAAAAGACGAATATCAATCGTCTCGTTTTATGGGATTGGAGCAAAGCAATACATCAATTATTTACAATGATTCGTTTGTTTTGAAAATTTTCAGACGCATTTATGTCAGCACCAATCCCGATTATGAAATCAGTCGTTTTTTGACTGAACGGATGCATTTTGAAAATACACCACGCTATACCGGAAGTATTAATTTGGCTTTGGCCGAAGGAAATATTACGCTCGGTTTGATGCAAGAATTGGTTTCGAATCAAGGCGATGCGTGGAAATTTATGCTCGAACAAATTGACGGTGTTTTTGATAATTTGAAACGCAAGAAAATAAAAATCGATAAATTACCCGATATTGCAATGTTTAAACGGTTGCGGATTAATGAAATTCCGCCCGAAATTATTGACTGGGTGGGATTGAGTTTGTTTTTACGCATTCAAACCTTGGCGTTACGAACGGCAGAAATGCACATTGCGTTGGGAAGTGATATTCACGAAACGGCTTTTACACCAACCACTTACAACGGCGATTATACCGTTTGGTTGAAAAACAGAATGTTGTATCAGTTTCAAAACCGATTGAATATCATTGAAAACAGTTTGCATAAATTGGACGGATTGGCGTTAGAATTGGCTCATCAATTTATGGAAAATAAGAAGTTAGTCCGAAAACATTTTGTCGATTTCGATTGGACGAAGATGAAATCGGAACGCATCAGAATTCACGGCGATTATCATTTGGGACAAGTGTTAGTGAATGGCGATGATTTCTATATTTTGGATTTTGAAGGCGAACCGGAAAGCACTATTCGCGACAGAAAAGTAAAGCAACCACCGTTGAAAGATGTCGCGGGAATGTTCCGTTCGTTTCATTATGCCATTTATGCGACGATTTTTAACAACAAAGAAAAATATCCGTTTGAGCAGGAAGAATTGTTTAAAGCTGGGGAAATTTTGTATAAATATTTTGTGGGTGTCTTTTTGGAAACCTACATCGAAAAAGCCCAATCCGGTAATTTAAACATTGGTTACAACCACGAAATCGACTTTTTATTGAAGTATTGTTTGCTTGAAAAAGCGGTTTATGAATTGGGTTACGAATTGAATTCCAGACCACGATGGGCGGTGATTCCGTTGAGGGGGATTCAGAGTATTATGAATTATTAGATTAAAGAATATAAAATATAGAATAAAAAGCATAGAATTCAGAATTGACTTTGTTTACAGATATAATCCCAAAATGGCAATAATGAAAAAATAATATCGTTTCTTTTACTTTAACTAATTAGTTATGGAAGTTATGTAAAGGCATTCTATTTAAAAAGACATTAAATAAACTATTAGTATGAAATTTTCCCAAAATGATCCATATGACATAAATCAAAGTATTTCTGTAAAACCTACTGACAATGCTTTGGTAAGTAAAGTTTCGATCAGAAATTATGGAAAATCATTACATACTTTTAATATTATAAAATAAAAAATATGAAGTTAATATTTTTTTTAGTTTTTACATTTATTTCAACATTTTCATTTAGTCAAGAAAATGATGATTTTGTAAAACGACTTAAAGCCATTAATAACCAAACAATTATTTTCTATAATGTTGATGGAGTTGATTTTTCAAGTCAAACATTTAGTAATGAATTTTCTGAAAAAGGGTTAAAAAAATTATATAGAAAATATTCCATTAAAGAAAGTGACATTAAAACAAAAGACGAAACATTAAAAAACAACAATTTATTCATTACTAAATTTGAAAATATTGCGGAAAATATTAATCAGATCAGTTCATATTATTTTGTTGAGAATAAAAACAAAACCGTTTCAGTTTTTTGGTTTGGTTATTATGGAAAACAAAATCAAGTATTTGAAAGAAAATATATAAATCTAATTTTGAACGGTGAAATACCAAAAGAAGTTTTTGAGCCAATGACTATTGATAGTATAGATTTTGCAGGACGAAAAATCAAACTTGGAAATAGTTGTTATTGGACAAACATAAATAATGTGCAATGTCCATATTATGGTGAAATGAATTGGTCGGTTCACAAAACACTCGAAAGTGCTGAGAGCTCAATTGACAATCAATTTACTGTTACAAAAAATAAAAAAGGCGGAAAAGTTCTTTCAGAGGAAGACGTTCACGTTATATTTGAAGGAACAGAAACGAAAGCTAAAAAAGTAATCTATGATTTTACAGGTGCAAAATCATTACTTGCAGGAATGTCAGGAGGAAAAACTTTGACAATTTATTATGTTGCAAGTAAAGTGAGAGAAAATTATGTAAGTTGTTGTATGAGTTTTTGGAATAATGACACAATTACAGAAAATGGATTAGCACCTTTATTAGAGAAAGTAATGCAACTGAAAAAATAATTAAACTTGCATTTTGCATAAACTAAAATTAAAATATAACTTCTTTAAGGTTAAAAATATATGAACCAAGTACAACCACATTCCTTATTCACCGATTTTGACATCGCCTTATTCAAAGCCGGAAAACATTTTAGATTATACGAAAAATTAGGAGCTCATCTTACGGAGGTCAACGGCGTAAAAGGCGTTTATTTTGCTGTTTGGGCACCGTCTGCACGTTCGGTTTCTGTCGTGGGCGATTTTAATTACTGGATTCAAGGCGAACATCCATTGAATGTGCGTTGGGATGCGTCCGGAATTTGGGAAGGATTTATTCCAAACATCGATAAAGGAACAAAATACAAATATAAAATTCAGTCCAATAACAACGGAATTATCACTGAAAAAGCCGATCCGTTTGCGTTGTATTGTCAAAAACCACCGGAAACGGCGTCAGTCATTTGGGATTTGGAATACAAATGGAAAGACAAAAAATGGATGGATTCCCGAAAAGAAAAAAATGGTTTAGACAAACCGTATTCGGTGTATGAAGTGCATTTGGGTTCGTGGAAACGCAATTTAGAGCAAGACCGTTCGCTGACGTATTTAGAATTAGCGGAAGATTTGGTGAATTATGTCAAAGAAACCGGTTTCACGCACGTGGAATTTATGCCAATTATGGAATATCCCTACGATCCTTCGTGGGGGTATCAGTTGATTGGTTATTTTGCCCCAACTTCCCGATTTGGAAAACCACAGGATTTTATGTTTTTGGTAGATAAATTGCATCAAGCCGGAATTGGCGTGATTTTAGACTGGGTTCCGTCGCATTTTCCCGACGATGCTCACGGTTTAGGATTTTTTGACGGTTCTAATTTGTATGAACATCCCGATCGCAGAAAAGGCTATCATCCCGATTGGAAAAGTTTAGTTTTCAATTACGGCAGAAATGAAGTGCGTTCGTTTTTGATTTCCAATGCCTTATTTTGGTTGGATTATTATCACGCGGATGGTCTTCGTGTTGATGCCGTTGCTTCGATGTTGTATTTGGATTATTCCAGAAAAGAAGGAGAGTGGGAACCGAATATTTTTGGCGGAAGAGAAAATTTAGATACGATTAGTTTCTTAAAAGATTTTAATGAAGCAGTTTATTCCAATTATGAAGGAGTACAGACAATTGCCGAAGAAAGTACGTCGTTTCCAATGGTTTCCAGACCAACTTCGGTAGGCGGATTAGGATTTGGAATGAAATGGATGATGGGATGGATGCACGACACATTGCAATATTTTAAACGTGAATCGATTTACCGAAAATACCATCAAAATGATTTGACTTTTTCGATGACGTATGCGTTTTCCGAAAACTTTATGTTACCACTTTCGCACGATGAAGTTGTTTATGGAAAAAAATCCATTTTAGG
Coding sequences within it:
- a CDS encoding 2'-5' RNA ligase family protein; the protein is MKKKPQYLLAVMPSAEISSCVKEWKQLLGKEIGRFGSDNSLAHITIMGFNADSSQLSNWINKISTFCNNQPNHDIGFNGFAHFGSYVYYVKPDNCSEKYLNNLIRNIHNDFGFKIKSVKSHMTIARKLDEIKIEKASKLFENHKTDFKFLCNGFTLRKFNEINGQYSDFIAEFKFSEQQLKLF
- a CDS encoding endonuclease III domain-containing protein, translating into MNLFEETSNWKKKLTPLINQYKGKKHPLDYQNAYQLLVMVVLSAQDSDANINKIAPDLFKNFPNMEVLAASNAESLFPFISKVRNFGTKSNWLIEIAKTVKEDKNIPTNLDNLIALKGIGRKSANVILRETNQKAEGIIADLHVIRVAPRIGLTDDSKDGIKIEKQLMKVLPSEIWNEIGMAISFHGRETCRPTNPKCDQCIIVKDCQYPFKTI
- the msrB gene encoding peptide-methionine (R)-S-oxide reductase MsrB, coding for MAYKIQKTEEEWKAQLGLEKYKILRQKGTEFPHTGQYNLHFEKGKYCCAACAEVLFESDAKFDAHCGWPSFDQSIPGKVEYIKDATHGMIRTEILCASCGSHLGHVFDDGPTETGIRYCVNSLSIDFRE
- the msrB gene encoding peptide-methionine (R)-S-oxide reductase MsrB, producing MKKIMLILTLFTLTACQGQKKETKKPLKVVKTEAEWKAELTPEQYEVLRKKGTERAFTGAYWDHFEKGQYVCAACENPLFTSQTKFDSDCGWPSFDQAIKGSVIYENDYSFNMSRVEVMCANCGGHLGHVFDDGPKETTGKRFCTNSISVKFIPEK
- a CDS encoding alpha/beta fold hydrolase, which produces MKKIITSILFTFLATLSYGQTIYTKTFGNSKDKPIIFLHGGPGFNSANFEATTAQQLADKGFFVIVYDRRGEGRSSDTNAKFTFNETIEDLNSIYQKFNLKKSTLIGHSFGGIVATLFAEANPKKVQSIVLVGAPVSLQTTFKHILSQSKSIYETKKDSVNLKYIAMLEKMDTTSIEYSSYCFIHAMQNGFYSPKNPTTEAKNIYSKFKTDTLLTKYASQMSYEAPRGFWKNEKYTTIDLTTNLKELKKKNIQIYGLYGKDDGLYSTEQIADLQNLIGSTNLQYFENCSHNVFIDQQTPFIEAIKTWIK
- a CDS encoding alpha/beta fold hydrolase — protein: MSKKTKSDNQSLQIPKPILITAKFLQAISPKLATQFAAKLFTTPIKHKIPKREFQMDKQSIQHDVLIPSIDKTIKTYQYGNSPKKILLVHGWSGRGTQLVKIADELIENGFSIISFDAPAHGKSKGNSSIMTEFIASILVLEKQYGPFEFAVGHSLGGMAIINAIKQNLNVKKAVIIGSGDLIQDIISDFIRNLGLKPQIGDRMREHFEKKFGEPMNNYSTSVVSKNIETPVFIIHDNDDHDVNVKCAHNIHSHLKNSKLMITNNLGHRKILGNEKVINEISNFIRS
- a CDS encoding alpha-1,4-glucan--maltose-1-phosphate maltosyltransferase → MQNQTRIIIESVKPQLDGGSFFIKRIINQTVNVSAHVFSDGHDVVECCVKFKHEKDKKWSEVRMSPTENDEWEAEFTVTKQGFYSYFIEGWVDYALNWQHGTERKINDNQHVKSELLEGAEYCQAILKEVTKDEKAYLNSAIKAFQDAKLYDSAIAIALSDELHQIFKKYPKRTLANSSAELKVYVDRKKALFSTWYEFFPRSASETPGKHGTFKDCERLLPRVVEMGFDTLYFPPIHPIGEVNRKGKNNATTAEKGDVGSPWGIGSKFGGHKSTHPELGTIDEFKALVKKAQSMGIEIAMDYALQAAPDHPYVKDFPQWFKWRPDGTVQYAENPPKKYQDIQPIYFESGDWKNLWKELLDVALFWIEECGIKVYRVDNPHTKPFYFWGWLIGEIKKKHPDVLFLSEAFTRPKIMNELAKQGFSQSYTYFTWRNTKAELIEYVTELTQTEQKEFFRPNFWPNTPDILPFALQTGNESVYLQKYFLAATLSSSVGIYGPAYEFLVHQPMAKGKEEYLNSEKYEVYHWDWEAKNKLTTLITRINHIRKQQESLQQTNNIVFCKTDNEQLIAYYKFNDAKTDHTLMVCSLNAQNPLQAVVRLPLEELGNQPVKVTDLITGNSYFWDREWNFVELHPALPFHLFKIER
- a CDS encoding maltokinase N-terminal cap-like domain-containing protein, translating into MNTTNQDTFTSTFEFKTTWETCFEDDDFVKVFSSDILENYIINKRWYGGKASTLKYIEVVDQFKITSKKNTYYGVLLEVNFKEAFYQHYFMPLAFMSKEELDTSTVIAPVVMGKQTGYLVDALHQEDFRKLLFDNIIKSKETPGLKLVFHKGSTIEKDEYQSSRFMGLEQSNTSIIYNDSFVLKIFRRIYVSTNPDYEISRFLTERMHFENTPRYTGSINLALAEGNITLGLMQELVSNQGDAWKFMLEQIDGVFDNLKRKKIKIDKLPDIAMFKRLRINEIPPEIIDWVGLSLFLRIQTLALRTAEMHIALGSDIHETAFTPTTYNGDYTVWLKNRMLYQFQNRLNIIENSLHKLDGLALELAHQFMENKKLVRKHFVDFDWTKMKSERIRIHGDYHLGQVLVNGDDFYILDFEGEPESTIRDRKVKQPPLKDVAGMFRSFHYAIYATIFNNKEKYPFEQEELFKAGEILYKYFVGVFLETYIEKAQSGNLNIGYNHEIDFLLKYCLLEKAVYELGYELNSRPRWAVIPLRGIQSIMNY